The following proteins come from a genomic window of Achromobacter sp. AONIH1:
- a CDS encoding O-acetylhomoserine aminocarboxypropyltransferase/cysteine synthase family protein has translation MSDSKKPNWRLETVAVHGGYRPDPTTRAVAVPIYQTVAYAFDDTQHGADLFDLKVAGNIYTRIMNPTTDVLEQRVAALEGGIAALALASGQAAVTYAILTIAEAGDNIVSSSTLYGGTYNLFAHTLPQYGITTRFADPRDIGSFEKQINERTKAIFAESVGNPLGNITDIAALAELAHRHGLPLIVDNTVPSPYLLRPIEHGADIVVQSLTKYLGGHGTSLGGAIIDSGKFPWAEHKARFKRLNEPDISYHGVVYTEAFGPAAYIGRARVVPLRNTGAAISPFNSFQILQGIETLALRVDRIVENAVKVAGFLREHPKVEWVNYAGLPDHPDHALVRKYLGGKAPGLFTFGVKGGREAGARFQDALQLFTRLVNIGDAKSLATHPASTTHRQLNPEELQKAGVREETVRLSIGIEHIDDLIADLDQALAQV, from the coding sequence ATGAGCGACAGCAAGAAACCCAATTGGCGTCTGGAAACCGTGGCCGTGCATGGCGGCTACCGGCCCGACCCCACCACCCGCGCGGTGGCGGTGCCGATCTACCAGACCGTGGCCTACGCGTTCGACGACACGCAGCACGGCGCCGACCTGTTCGACCTGAAGGTCGCGGGCAATATCTACACCCGCATCATGAACCCGACCACCGACGTGCTGGAACAGCGCGTCGCGGCGCTGGAAGGCGGCATCGCCGCGCTGGCGCTGGCCTCGGGCCAGGCCGCCGTGACCTACGCGATCCTGACCATCGCCGAGGCGGGCGACAACATCGTCTCGTCCAGCACGCTGTATGGCGGCACCTACAACCTGTTCGCCCACACGCTGCCGCAGTACGGCATCACCACGCGCTTCGCGGATCCGCGCGATATCGGCTCGTTCGAGAAGCAGATCAACGAACGCACCAAGGCGATCTTCGCCGAGTCCGTCGGCAACCCGCTGGGCAACATCACCGACATCGCCGCGCTGGCCGAGCTGGCGCACCGCCACGGCCTGCCGCTGATCGTCGACAACACCGTGCCCTCGCCGTACCTGCTGCGTCCGATCGAGCACGGCGCGGACATCGTGGTGCAGTCGCTGACCAAGTACCTGGGCGGTCATGGCACCAGCCTGGGCGGCGCCATCATCGACTCGGGCAAGTTCCCCTGGGCCGAGCACAAGGCCCGCTTCAAGCGCCTGAACGAACCCGACATCAGCTATCACGGGGTGGTCTATACCGAGGCCTTCGGCCCGGCCGCCTATATCGGCCGCGCCCGCGTGGTGCCGCTGCGCAACACCGGCGCGGCGATCTCGCCGTTCAATTCCTTCCAGATCCTGCAGGGCATCGAGACGCTGGCGCTGCGGGTGGATCGCATCGTCGAGAACGCGGTCAAGGTCGCCGGCTTCCTGCGCGAGCATCCCAAGGTCGAGTGGGTCAACTATGCCGGCCTGCCGGATCACCCCGACCATGCGTTGGTGCGGAAGTACCTGGGCGGCAAGGCGCCGGGCCTGTTCACCTTCGGCGTGAAGGGCGGCCGCGAGGCCGGCGCGCGCTTCCAGGACGCGCTGCAGCTGTTCACCCGCCTGGTCAACATCGGCGACGCCAAGTCGCTGGCCACGCACCCGGCGTCCACCACGCACCGCCAGCTCAATCCCGAAGAGCTGCAAAAGGCCGGCGTGCGCGAGGAAACCGTGCGCCTGTCGATCGGCATCGAACACATCGACGACCTGATCGCCGATCTGGACCAGGCCCTGGCGCAGGTGTGA
- a CDS encoding alpha/beta fold hydrolase, translating to MQRRTLLKLVAGLPAVAAAPALAAGRQGAAGKDAGGKTYVLAHGSWHGGWCWRPVAERLAAAGHRVYAPSYTGMGDRAHLLSRSITIDTFVEDLVQVIQTEELNDVILVGHSFGGIPITGVADRIPERLAHLVYFDAIVLQSGQNAFSVYPQADADARIAAASKATDGLAVPIPDPIPAAWGFKEGSADHAWVKRRLTAHPLASYTTPLTLKHPIGNGRPRTYIHCTQPELGVLEASRKLVKSQPGWNWVDLAAPHEAHITHPDQLSALLLGLS from the coding sequence ATGCAACGCAGAACCCTGCTGAAGCTGGTGGCGGGCCTGCCCGCCGTGGCCGCCGCGCCCGCGCTGGCGGCCGGCAGGCAGGGCGCCGCCGGCAAGGACGCCGGCGGCAAGACCTATGTGCTGGCGCATGGCTCCTGGCATGGCGGCTGGTGCTGGCGGCCGGTGGCCGAGCGCCTGGCGGCGGCAGGCCACCGGGTGTACGCGCCCAGCTATACCGGCATGGGCGACCGCGCCCACCTGCTGTCCCGCAGCATCACCATCGATACCTTCGTCGAGGACCTGGTGCAGGTCATCCAGACCGAGGAGCTGAACGACGTGATCCTGGTGGGCCACAGCTTCGGCGGCATCCCGATCACGGGCGTGGCCGATCGGATCCCGGAACGGCTGGCGCACCTGGTGTACTTCGACGCGATCGTGCTGCAAAGCGGCCAGAACGCGTTCTCGGTCTATCCGCAGGCCGACGCCGACGCGCGCATCGCGGCGGCCTCCAAGGCCACCGACGGGCTGGCGGTGCCGATCCCGGATCCGATTCCCGCGGCCTGGGGTTTCAAGGAAGGCAGCGCCGACCACGCCTGGGTCAAGCGCCGCCTGACCGCGCATCCGCTGGCCAGCTACACCACGCCGCTCACGCTCAAGCATCCGATCGGCAACGGCCGGCCGCGCACCTACATCCATTGCACCCAGCCCGAGCTGGGCGTGCTGGAAGCCTCGCGCAAGCTGGTCAAGTCGCAGCCGGGCTGGAACTGGGTGGACCTGGCCGCGCCGCACGAGGCGCACATCACGCATCCGGATCAGCTCTCGGCCCTGCTGCTGGGCCTGTCCTGA
- a CDS encoding AraC family transcriptional regulator, which translates to MSQPAHDRSAADALLLSSLDVRSSLYHLGQYCGAWNASTSGRARASFHLILHGDCRVDLGTESLALAAGDGIFFLRDLPHTLMPAGAPPAAPSRGMQPLEPRQPDGTGLACGFFEFRSGLDGLLADALPDYLLLRASDARYAAARGVFQLILDETADPAASPLVVERLTDLLIFFMLRHLAARDPQAHGLLVLARDPAMAGLLQAILAEPALPWSLQDMADRLHMSKATFHRRFTLHSGTTPAQLLQALRMRAARRLLEQGAGIQEAAERVGYQSQAAFSRAFQRAEGMAPSACRKRQAGAV; encoded by the coding sequence TTGTCCCAACCCGCCCACGACCGATCCGCCGCCGACGCGCTGCTGCTGTCCAGCCTGGACGTGCGCTCCAGCCTCTATCACCTGGGCCAGTATTGCGGCGCCTGGAACGCCAGCACCAGCGGCCGCGCGCGCGCCAGCTTCCACCTGATCCTGCACGGCGATTGCCGCGTGGACCTGGGAACCGAAAGCCTGGCGCTGGCCGCCGGCGACGGCATCTTCTTCCTGCGCGACCTGCCGCACACGCTGATGCCCGCCGGCGCCCCGCCCGCCGCCCCGTCCCGGGGCATGCAGCCGCTGGAACCGCGCCAGCCCGATGGCACCGGCCTGGCCTGCGGCTTCTTCGAATTCCGTTCCGGGCTGGACGGCCTGCTGGCCGACGCCCTGCCCGATTATCTGCTATTGCGCGCCAGCGACGCGCGCTATGCCGCCGCGCGCGGCGTGTTCCAGCTGATCCTGGACGAGACCGCCGATCCGGCCGCCTCGCCGCTGGTGGTGGAACGGCTGACGGACCTACTCATCTTCTTCATGCTGCGCCATCTGGCGGCGCGCGATCCGCAAGCGCACGGCCTGCTGGTGCTGGCGCGCGACCCGGCCATGGCCGGGCTGCTGCAGGCCATCCTGGCCGAGCCGGCGCTGCCCTGGAGCCTGCAGGACATGGCCGACCGGCTGCACATGTCCAAGGCCACCTTCCACCGCCGTTTCACGCTGCACAGCGGCACCACGCCCGCCCAGCTGCTGCAGGCACTGCGCATGCGCGCCGCCCGCAGGCTGCTGGAACAAGGCGCGGGCATCCAGGAAGCCGCCGAGCGCGTGGGCTACCAGTCGCAGGCGGCCTTCAGCCGCGCCTTCCAGCGCGCCGAGGGCATGGCGCCCTCGGCCTGCCGCAAGCGCCAGGCCGGCGCCGTCTGA
- a CDS encoding carboxymuconolactone decarboxylase family protein has translation MARLTIHTAQSAPEAVRPALSAAEQGAGYLSNLLGVLANAPAALEAYQTLSQINARAGLTLQEREVVQLVAGTRHGCTFCVAGHTALARNKAKLSPEVVEALRAQGTLPDARLQALAAFTEAVINTRGRVSDAELQALREAGYTDGNALEVIVGVGLATICNFGNNLAQTPLNTQLADYAWSPKQ, from the coding sequence ATGGCCCGTCTGACCATCCATACCGCGCAAAGCGCGCCCGAAGCCGTCCGTCCCGCCCTGAGCGCCGCCGAACAGGGCGCCGGCTACCTGTCGAACCTGCTGGGCGTGCTGGCCAATGCGCCGGCGGCCCTGGAGGCCTACCAGACGCTGTCGCAGATCAACGCCCGCGCCGGGCTGACGCTGCAGGAGCGCGAAGTGGTGCAACTGGTGGCCGGCACGCGCCACGGTTGCACCTTCTGCGTGGCCGGCCATACGGCGCTGGCCCGCAACAAGGCCAAGCTCTCGCCCGAGGTGGTCGAGGCGCTGCGCGCCCAGGGCACGCTGCCCGACGCGCGGCTGCAGGCGCTGGCCGCCTTCACCGAGGCCGTCATCAACACGCGCGGCCGCGTCAGCGACGCCGAGCTGCAGGCGCTGCGCGAGGCCGGCTACACCGACGGCAACGCGCTGGAAGTGATCGTCGGCGTGGGCCTGGCCACCATCTGCAATTTCGGCAACAACCTGGCGCAGACGCCGCTCAACACGCAACTGGCCGACTACGCCTGGAGCCCCAAGCAATGA
- a CDS encoding acyl-CoA dehydrogenase family protein: MTATQALTDTGARSWLPAELRDWLDAHAQALDEGAEDPASVLPRLAEAGVFRLGVPASQGGLEGSDAGDAIEAVSQLAEHSVAAAFVAWGQRVFIEYLLHSPNQALARDWTGPLLRGELAGATALSNAMKFLSGIESLQISARQDGDDWVLDGRMPWVTNLRPDGFLVAAAVTAPDGTPAVVALPQGIAGLTRSADLRLLGLQSSNTAALEVKGVRISPRWLIHADARQYLPQARPAFAGLQCGLSIGLARRALRQAATAGQGQGARGILAEPLAQLQAQVEYLSDQLIAGVREGRYVAEPWLLFEVRIALAEAAQQAVQLELQASGGAAYLKPAGDGFARRWREAAFLPIVTPSLVQLKTELAKRRARLAAEAAA, encoded by the coding sequence ATGACGGCGACGCAGGCGCTTACCGATACCGGCGCCCGTTCCTGGCTGCCGGCCGAGCTGCGCGACTGGCTGGACGCGCATGCCCAGGCGCTGGACGAAGGCGCCGAGGATCCCGCCTCGGTCCTGCCCAGGCTGGCCGAGGCCGGCGTGTTCCGGCTGGGCGTGCCCGCCAGCCAGGGCGGCCTGGAAGGCAGCGATGCCGGCGACGCCATCGAGGCGGTGTCGCAGCTGGCCGAGCATTCCGTGGCGGCGGCCTTCGTGGCCTGGGGCCAGCGCGTCTTCATCGAATACCTGCTGCACAGCCCGAACCAGGCGCTGGCGCGCGACTGGACCGGCCCGCTGCTGCGCGGCGAGCTGGCCGGCGCCACGGCGCTGTCCAACGCCATGAAATTCCTCAGCGGCATCGAGTCGCTGCAGATCTCGGCGCGCCAGGATGGCGACGACTGGGTGCTGGACGGCCGCATGCCCTGGGTCACCAATCTGCGCCCGGACGGCTTCCTGGTGGCGGCGGCCGTGACCGCGCCGGACGGCACGCCGGCCGTGGTGGCGCTGCCGCAGGGCATCGCCGGCCTGACGCGCAGCGCCGACCTGCGCCTGCTGGGCCTGCAATCGAGCAACACGGCGGCGCTGGAAGTGAAGGGCGTGCGCATCAGCCCGCGCTGGCTGATCCACGCCGATGCCCGCCAGTACCTGCCGCAGGCGCGGCCGGCCTTCGCCGGGCTGCAATGCGGCCTGTCCATCGGCCTGGCCCGGCGCGCGCTGCGCCAGGCCGCGACGGCGGGGCAGGGGCAGGGCGCGCGCGGCATCCTGGCCGAGCCGCTGGCGCAGTTGCAGGCCCAGGTCGAATACCTGTCGGACCAGCTCATCGCCGGCGTGCGCGAGGGCCGCTACGTGGCCGAGCCCTGGCTGCTGTTCGAGGTCCGCATCGCGCTGGCCGAGGCGGCGCAGCAGGCGGTGCAGCTGGAGCTGCAGGCCAGCGGCGGCGCGGCCTACCTGAAGCCGGCCGGCGATGGCTTCGCGCGGCGCTGGCGCGAGGCCGCCTTCCTGCCCATCGTCACGCCCAGCCTGGTGCAGCTGAAGACCGAGCTGGCCAAGCGCCGCGCCCGGCTGGCCGCCGAGGCGGCGGCATGA
- a CDS encoding ABC transporter ATP-binding protein — protein sequence MSGDMSGRVPVLRARGLTLRYPGADAAVFQDVNLDLARGEVLAVLGASGAGKSSLLRVLAGLQAPSAGALDMEGQRLAGVHPRVAVAFQDPGLLPWLTLERNVAFGLDFKHQPALDARERARRVDLAIEEVGLSHARQLRPAQLSGGMAQRTALARCLARQPAVLLLDEPFGALDEVTRAEMQTLLRKVVADVGAAALLITHDIDEALLLADRIVLLGGAPGGVLGEWAVDLPQPRADLLPEMGALRLEILSRLRGALRAGRAASEPAVPV from the coding sequence ATGAGCGGCGACATGAGCGGCCGCGTGCCGGTGCTGCGCGCGCGCGGTCTGACGCTGCGCTATCCGGGCGCCGACGCCGCCGTGTTCCAGGACGTGAACCTGGACCTGGCGCGCGGCGAGGTGCTGGCCGTGCTGGGCGCCAGCGGGGCCGGCAAGTCCAGCCTGCTGCGCGTGCTGGCCGGGCTGCAGGCGCCCAGCGCCGGCGCGCTCGACATGGAAGGCCAGCGGCTGGCCGGCGTGCATCCGCGCGTGGCCGTGGCGTTTCAGGATCCGGGCCTCTTGCCCTGGCTGACGCTGGAACGCAACGTGGCCTTCGGCCTGGACTTCAAGCATCAGCCGGCGCTGGATGCGCGCGAGCGCGCGCGGCGCGTGGACCTGGCCATCGAGGAAGTCGGCCTGTCGCACGCCCGCCAGCTGCGGCCGGCCCAGCTGTCCGGCGGCATGGCGCAGCGCACCGCGCTGGCGCGCTGCCTGGCCCGCCAGCCGGCGGTGCTGCTGCTGGACGAGCCGTTCGGGGCGCTGGACGAGGTCACGCGCGCCGAAATGCAGACGCTGCTGCGCAAGGTGGTGGCCGACGTCGGCGCCGCCGCGCTGCTGATCACCCACGATATCGACGAGGCGCTGCTGCTGGCCGACCGCATCGTGCTGCTGGGCGGCGCGCCCGGCGGCGTGCTGGGCGAATGGGCCGTGGACCTGCCGCAGCCGCGCGCCGACCTGCTGCCCGAAATGGGCGCGCTGCGCCTGGAAATCCTGTCCCGCCTGCGCGGCGCGCTGCGGGCCGGACGCGCGGCGTCCGAACCGGCGGTACCTGTTTGA
- a CDS encoding ABC transporter substrate-binding protein, producing the protein MCLEHMSRRDWLKLTALLSAGGAASLLSAFNARAQAEPDAPVRIGYLPITDAAPLLVAHNNGLFDKAGVKAEKPTLLRSWAQVIEAFISGQVNVVHLLSPMTVWARFGSQVPAKVVAWNHVGGSGLTVTPEINSVKDLGGKTVAIPFWYSIHNVVLQDLLRENGLTPVSRKDGAPAAGEVNLIVMAPADMPPALAQKRIAGYIVAEPFNAAAETLGVGRVLRFTGDVWRNHACCVVFMHERDLEQRPQWSQKVVDAIVQAQLWIRDNREETARLLSKEGINRYTPHGLPALSKVLAPPPEDRERYLASGAIRHGDWDERRIDFQPYPFPSYTEELVRRLRDTLIEADRGFLATLDPARAAAELVDDRYVRRAIEAAGGLGRFGFPESYVRSEQVQA; encoded by the coding sequence ATGTGCCTGGAACACATGTCGCGTCGCGACTGGTTGAAACTGACGGCGCTGCTGAGCGCGGGCGGGGCGGCGTCGTTGCTGTCCGCCTTCAATGCGCGCGCCCAGGCCGAGCCCGACGCGCCGGTGCGCATCGGCTATCTGCCGATCACCGACGCCGCGCCGCTGCTGGTGGCGCACAACAACGGCCTGTTCGACAAGGCCGGCGTCAAGGCCGAGAAGCCCACGCTGCTGCGCAGCTGGGCGCAGGTGATCGAGGCCTTCATCTCGGGACAGGTCAACGTGGTGCACCTGCTGTCGCCCATGACCGTCTGGGCGCGCTTCGGCAGTCAGGTGCCGGCCAAGGTGGTGGCCTGGAACCACGTCGGCGGCTCGGGCCTGACGGTGACGCCGGAGATCAACAGCGTCAAGGACCTGGGCGGCAAGACCGTGGCGATCCCGTTCTGGTATTCCATCCATAACGTGGTGCTGCAAGACCTGCTGCGCGAGAACGGCCTGACGCCGGTGTCGCGCAAGGACGGCGCGCCGGCGGCGGGCGAGGTCAACCTGATCGTGATGGCGCCGGCCGACATGCCGCCGGCGCTGGCGCAGAAGCGCATCGCCGGCTACATCGTGGCCGAGCCCTTCAATGCGGCGGCCGAGACGCTGGGCGTGGGCAGGGTGCTGCGCTTCACCGGCGACGTCTGGCGCAACCACGCCTGCTGCGTGGTGTTCATGCACGAGCGCGACCTGGAGCAGCGGCCGCAGTGGTCGCAGAAAGTGGTGGACGCCATCGTCCAGGCCCAGCTCTGGATCCGCGACAACCGCGAGGAAACCGCCAGGCTGCTGTCCAAGGAAGGCATCAACCGCTACACGCCGCACGGCCTGCCGGCCCTGAGCAAGGTGCTGGCGCCGCCGCCCGAGGACCGCGAGCGCTACCTGGCCAGCGGCGCGATCCGCCATGGCGACTGGGACGAGCGACGCATCGACTTCCAGCCCTATCCCTTCCCGAGCTACACCGAGGAACTGGTGCGGCGGCTGCGCGACACGCTGATCGAGGCCGACCGGGGCTTCCTGGCGACGCTGGATCCGGCGCGCGCGGCGGCCGAGCTGGTCGACGACCGCTACGTCAGGCGCGCCATCGAGGCCGCCGGCGGATTGGGGCGCTTCGGCTTTCCCGAGAGCTACGTCCGCAGCGAGCAGGTGCAGGCGTGA
- a CDS encoding ABC transporter permease, whose translation MSGTPSTAAGAAPAASGSGAVAPAARARASTRPPGLASRAGLGVLGLAVVALAWWLCTAVLPAEGAMARRFAPGPTLSALAMLLTGPDLPAHILVSLRRIAVGLGLALAVGVPLGLAIGSFRRLEAALSPAMQFLRMISPLSWMPIAVMAFGVGDDPVYFLLAFAAVWPIVLNTAAGVHHLDPRWLLLAQSVAATRWETLRHVILPGVLGHILTGLRLAIGILWIVLVPCEMLGVSAGMGYFILDTRDRLAYPELMAMVLLIGLLGFLLDAAARALYRRWSR comes from the coding sequence GTGAGCGGGACGCCGTCCACGGCGGCGGGCGCGGCCCCGGCCGCCTCGGGGTCGGGTGCCGTGGCGCCTGCCGCGCGCGCCCGTGCCAGCACTCGGCCGCCGGGACTGGCGAGCCGCGCCGGCCTGGGCGTGCTGGGGCTGGCGGTCGTGGCGCTGGCCTGGTGGCTGTGCACCGCCGTGCTGCCGGCCGAAGGCGCGATGGCGCGGCGTTTCGCGCCCGGCCCGACCTTGAGCGCGCTGGCCATGCTGCTGACGGGCCCGGACCTGCCCGCCCATATCCTGGTCAGCCTGCGCCGCATCGCGGTGGGCCTGGGGCTGGCGCTGGCCGTGGGCGTGCCGCTGGGGCTGGCCATCGGCAGCTTCCGGCGGCTGGAGGCGGCGCTGTCGCCCGCCATGCAGTTCCTGCGCATGATCTCGCCGCTGTCCTGGATGCCGATCGCCGTGATGGCCTTCGGCGTGGGCGATGATCCGGTGTACTTCCTGCTGGCCTTCGCCGCCGTCTGGCCCATCGTGCTCAACACCGCCGCCGGCGTGCATCACCTGGATCCGCGCTGGCTGCTGCTGGCGCAGAGCGTGGCCGCGACCCGCTGGGAAACGCTGCGCCACGTGATCCTGCCGGGCGTGCTGGGCCATATCCTGACCGGCCTGCGGCTGGCCATCGGCATCCTGTGGATCGTGCTGGTGCCCTGCGAGATGCTGGGCGTGTCGGCCGGCATGGGCTATTTCATCCTGGATACGCGCGACCGGCTGGCCTATCCCGAGTTGATGGCGATGGTGCTGTTGATCGGCCTGCTGGGCTTCCTGCTGGACGCGGCGGCGCGGGCGCTGTATCGGCGCTGGAGCCGTTAG
- a CDS encoding TonB-dependent copper receptor — protein sequence MQRQRRTVMQNPSFEFPRALALATALAAIFPAARAQQAPAFDMDPVVITAVAPDSPLTFITNPKTPRQPLPASDGTDYLKTIPGFSAIRNGGTNGDPVLRGMFGSRLNILTNGSAMPGACPARMDAPSSYISPETFDQLTVIKGPQTVLWGPGASAGTVRFDRDTPRFTEAGVRFDGSLTGGSFGRNDQTADFTAGNESVYVRVTGNHSHSQDYKDGNGLRVPSRWDKWNTDLALGFTPDADTLFELTAGAGDGEARYAGRGMDGSKFKRESFGLRFEKRNLGATLEKIEAQLYYNYADHVMDNYTLRRPDPNGPMPMAMAADVDRATWGGRVAATLKLADALSMTGGLDFQQSRHRGRSGTDTNSYRNQSWEKDAEFSNVGLFSELTWRASERGRLIGGARVDRASAKDFRPTSGHMMMMPNPTAGQRRDSTLPSGFLRYEQDLENLPATWYVGLGHVQRFPDYWELFSPGRGPAGSVNAFDAIKPEKTTQLDVGMQYRGDKVDAWVSGYAGYVRDFILFDYRPGGMMGPTSQASNVNARIAGGELGASWKVAPSWTLGATLAYAWGENRSDGRALPQIPPLEAKLSAAYDDGVWSAGALWRLVAPQKRYALNSGNVVGQDFGPSAGFGVFSLNAGYAISKQVKLSLGVDNLFDKAYAEHLNLAGDAGFGFPGHSRVNEPGRSVWARVSVKY from the coding sequence ATGCAAAGACAGAGACGCACCGTCATGCAGAACCCGAGTTTCGAATTTCCCCGCGCCCTGGCGCTGGCCACGGCCCTGGCCGCCATCTTCCCCGCCGCCCGCGCCCAGCAGGCGCCCGCCTTCGACATGGATCCGGTGGTCATCACCGCCGTCGCGCCCGATTCGCCGCTGACCTTCATCACCAATCCCAAGACGCCGCGCCAGCCGCTGCCGGCCAGCGACGGCACCGACTACCTGAAGACCATTCCCGGCTTCTCGGCCATCCGCAATGGCGGCACCAACGGCGATCCGGTGCTGCGCGGCATGTTCGGTTCGCGCCTGAACATCCTGACCAACGGCAGCGCCATGCCCGGCGCCTGCCCGGCGCGCATGGACGCGCCCAGCTCCTATATCTCGCCCGAGACCTTCGACCAGCTCACCGTCATCAAGGGACCGCAGACCGTGCTGTGGGGTCCCGGCGCCTCGGCCGGCACCGTGCGCTTCGACCGCGACACGCCGCGCTTCACCGAGGCCGGCGTGCGCTTCGACGGCAGCCTGACTGGCGGCTCGTTCGGCCGCAATGACCAGACCGCCGACTTCACCGCCGGCAACGAAAGCGTCTACGTGCGCGTCACCGGCAACCACTCGCACTCGCAGGACTACAAGGACGGCAACGGCCTGCGCGTGCCCTCGCGCTGGGACAAGTGGAACACCGACCTGGCCCTGGGCTTCACGCCGGACGCCGACACGCTGTTCGAGCTGACCGCCGGCGCCGGCGACGGCGAGGCGCGTTACGCCGGCCGGGGCATGGACGGCTCGAAGTTCAAGCGCGAGAGCTTCGGGCTGCGCTTCGAGAAGCGCAACCTCGGCGCCACGCTGGAAAAGATCGAGGCCCAGCTCTACTACAACTACGCCGACCATGTGATGGACAACTACACGCTGCGCCGGCCCGATCCGAACGGTCCCATGCCGATGGCCATGGCCGCCGACGTGGACCGCGCCACCTGGGGCGGCCGCGTCGCCGCCACGCTCAAGCTGGCCGATGCGCTGTCCATGACCGGCGGTCTGGACTTCCAGCAGAGCCGCCACCGTGGCCGCAGCGGCACCGACACGAACTCGTATCGCAACCAGTCGTGGGAAAAGGACGCCGAATTCAGCAACGTCGGCCTGTTCTCGGAACTAACCTGGCGCGCCTCCGAACGTGGCCGCCTGATCGGCGGCGCGCGCGTGGACCGGGCTTCGGCCAAGGACTTCCGTCCCACCTCGGGCCACATGATGATGATGCCCAATCCCACCGCCGGCCAGCGCCGCGACAGCACGCTGCCCAGCGGCTTCCTGCGCTACGAGCAGGACCTGGAGAACCTGCCGGCCACCTGGTATGTGGGCCTGGGCCATGTGCAGCGCTTCCCCGACTATTGGGAGCTGTTCTCGCCCGGCAGGGGTCCGGCCGGCTCGGTCAACGCCTTCGACGCGATCAAGCCCGAAAAGACCACGCAGCTGGATGTGGGCATGCAGTACCGCGGCGACAAGGTCGACGCCTGGGTGTCCGGCTATGCCGGCTACGTGCGGGACTTCATCCTGTTCGACTACCGCCCGGGCGGCATGATGGGACCGACCTCGCAGGCTTCGAACGTGAACGCGCGCATCGCCGGCGGCGAGCTGGGCGCGTCGTGGAAGGTCGCGCCGTCGTGGACCCTGGGCGCCACCCTGGCCTATGCCTGGGGCGAGAACCGCAGCGACGGCCGCGCCCTGCCCCAGATCCCGCCGCTGGAAGCCAAGCTCAGCGCCGCTTACGACGACGGCGTCTGGTCCGCCGGCGCGCTCTGGCGCCTGGTCGCGCCGCAGAAGCGCTACGCGCTCAACAGCGGCAACGTGGTCGGCCAGGACTTCGGCCCCAGCGCGGGCTTCGGCGTGTTCTCGCTGAACGCGGGCTATGCCATCAGCAAGCAGGTCAAGCTGTCGCTGGGCGTGGACAACCTGTTCGACAAGGCCTATGCCGAACACCTGAACCTGGCCGGCGACGCCGGCTTCGGCTTCCCCGGCCACTCGCGGGTCAATGAGCCCGGCCGCAGCGTGTGGGCGCGGGTCAGCGTCAAGTACTGA